Proteins encoded in a region of the Podarcis muralis chromosome 2, rPodMur119.hap1.1, whole genome shotgun sequence genome:
- the CCDC174 gene encoding coiled-coil domain-containing protein 174, translated as MDRKKKPLDVTVSSLIDLKAELFRKQEEFKKEKLLKDAGVPVKPKATNKKPNIWTKQNKGVSDRSEKDAEQKIEEQQTLDKSRQKLEEKAQLYEKMTKGDFPDEETEDLYLVDFTQKIIDKRREVQELCANEAARKAAEKANREEERLSEAEIPPPQDPTEEWVDYVDSLGRSRRCMKKDLPHLLQMDKELQGKRQMTEEKTLLSEDMRKELQRQQWEREEEEALKKPMGPMHYEDIRENEARQLGVGYFAFARDQALRRKQMETLEMLREQTTDQRAKREHLAEKRKAVLEARLSKLRAKKRLKEGDTKENGEEVAMPAAAESKPIEVPRVSAENRKVEVIIQERKDTKPGVPYVREWDRGKEFTFGLWSKKQEDLRNERDPEFAPPSAYFMGQKRTHDFRSQNWNKPGTSYEKTETLTRNLPSPSTEPFSSSSQSNQFPPTQEHDSELQNQQPAYQTLDDMLSYYKQVT; from the exons ATGGACAGGAAGAAGAAGCCGCTGGATGTTACGGTTTCCTCG CTCATAGACTTGAAAGCTGAACTTTTCAGAAAACAGGAagaattcaaaaaagaaaaacttctgAAAGATGCTGGAGTCCCTGTAAAACCTAAAGCAACAAACAAG AAGCCGAACATTTGGACTAAACAGAATAAAGGTGTTTCAGATCGTTCTGAGAAAGATGCTGAACAAAAGATAGAAGAGCAACAAACATTGGACAAATCAAG GCAGAAACTAGAAGAGAAAGCACAGCTCTATGAGAAGATGACAAAAGGAGACTTTCCAG ATGAAGAAACTGAGGATTTGTACCTTGTGGATTTCACCCAGAAGATTATAGACAAACGGAGAGAAGTACAGGAGCTGTGTGCAAATGAAGCTGCTAGAAAGGCAGCAGAGAAGGCaaacagggaggaagagagacttTCTGAAGCAGAAATTCCACCTCCTCAGGACCCCACTGAAGAATG GGTAGATTATGTGGATTCCTTGGGCCGTTCTAGACGCTGTATGAAGAAAGATTTGCCACATCTGCTTCAAATGGATAAAGAGCTTCAGGGGAAGAG gCAAATGACAGAAGAGAAGACTTTGTTGTCTGAAGATATGAGAAAGGAGCTTCAGCGTCAGCAGtgggaaagggaagaagaagaagccctaaAGAAACCTATGGGACCAATGCATTATGAGGACATTAGAGAAAATG AGGCCAGACAGCTTGGTGTTGGTTACTTTGCCTTTGCCCGTGATCAAGCTTTGAGGAGAAAGcaaatggaaaccttagaaatgCTAAGAGAACAG ACTACAGACCAGAGAGCAAAACGTGAACATTTAGCAGAGAAACGTAAGGCTGTTTTGGAAGCCAGGCTGTCCAAGCTTCGAGCGAAAAAGCGATTGAAAGAAGGTGACACAAAGGAAAATGGAG AAGAAGTTGCTATGCCAGCAGCAGCTGAATCCAAGCCCATTGAAGTGCCAAGGGTTTCCGCGGAAAATAGAAAAGTGGAAGTGATCATTCAGGAAAGGAAAGATACAAAGCCTGGCGTGCCCTATGTCCGAGAGTGGGATAGAGGCAAAG AATTCACTTTTGGACTGTGGTCAAAGAAGCAGGAAGATCTCAGAAATGAACGAGATCCGGAATTTGCACCTCCCTCTGCTTATTTTATGGGTCAAAAGAGAACGCATGACTTTAGAAGCCAGAATTGGAACAAGCCTGGAACCTCATATGAAAAAACAGAAACCCTGACAAGAAACCTGCCATCCCCATCAACTGAGCCTTTCAGTAGCAGCTCACAGAGCAATCAGTTCCCCCCCACTCAGGAACATGACAGTGAACTGCAAAATCAACAGCCGGCTTACCAAACTTTAGATGACATGCTGTCATACTATAAACAAGTAACATGA